One stretch of Candidatus Zymogenus saltonus DNA includes these proteins:
- a CDS encoding electron transfer flavoprotein subunit alpha/FixB family protein: MAKEVLVFAEQRGGALRKVSFEMVTTGRKLADSMGGECCAVVVGDSVSGMAADLGKYGADKVFVVEDAKLKDYVPDLYAQAVAEVAKDAKVLIGGASAMGKDLLPRVAARLDTAMASDCVKLDMDGNSLMALRPVFAGKAFVTIKINGTPQVAAGRPKVFPAEENAKAGAVEKVSVSLGDAKAALKELKQEAGDRVDLTEADIIVSGGRGMKGPDEYKILEELADALGSTATVGASRAAVDAGWRPHSDQVGQTGKTVSPSLYIACGISGAIQHLAGMGSSKYIVAVNKDADAPIFSKADYGIVEDLFKLVPELTKEVKKLLAE, translated from the coding sequence ATGGCAAAGGAAGTTCTGGTTTTCGCCGAACAGAGAGGGGGGGCTTTAAGGAAGGTCTCCTTCGAGATGGTGACAACAGGTCGTAAGCTCGCCGACAGTATGGGCGGTGAGTGCTGCGCGGTCGTGGTAGGCGACAGTGTCAGCGGTATGGCCGCCGACCTCGGCAAGTACGGTGCCGACAAGGTCTTCGTTGTGGAAGACGCCAAGCTCAAGGATTACGTCCCCGATCTCTACGCCCAGGCAGTGGCGGAGGTCGCAAAGGACGCCAAGGTCTTGATAGGCGGAGCCTCCGCCATGGGGAAGGACCTCCTTCCCAGGGTGGCGGCAAGGCTTGACACCGCTATGGCGTCGGACTGTGTAAAATTGGATATGGACGGCAACTCCCTCATGGCCTTAAGGCCGGTATTCGCCGGCAAGGCTTTCGTTACGATAAAGATAAACGGAACCCCGCAGGTTGCGGCGGGAAGGCCCAAGGTCTTCCCGGCGGAGGAAAACGCCAAGGCGGGAGCCGTCGAGAAGGTCTCGGTCTCCCTCGGAGACGCCAAGGCCGCATTGAAGGAGCTGAAGCAGGAGGCGGGAGACAGGGTTGACCTCACAGAGGCCGATATTATCGTCTCCGGCGGAAGGGGCATGAAGGGTCCGGACGAATACAAAATACTGGAGGAGCTTGCGGACGCACTGGGATCCACCGCCACGGTGGGCGCATCGAGGGCCGCCGTGGACGCCGGATGGAGACCCCACTCGGACCAGGTGGGACAGACCGGAAAGACGGTCTCTCCCTCCCTCTACATAGCATGCGGAATCTCGGGAGCCATCCAGCACCTGGCCGGAATGGGCTCGTCTAAGTACATCGTTGCGGTCAACAAGGACGCGGACGCTCCGATATTCTCCAAGGCGGATTACGGCATCGTGGAAGACCTCTTCAAGTTGGTCCCGGAGCTGACCAAAGAAGTCAAGAAGCTTCTGGCCGAGTAA
- a CDS encoding TetR/AcrR family transcriptional regulator: protein MKNQDKHSKIIKAAIKVFAKNGFYNSRVSEIAKEAQVADGTVYLYFKNKDDILISLFEEEMDKIIKNMKESIEKEANPIDKIRRFALIHLSMVRDNRNLAEVIQVELRQSSKFMREYKNRKFIEYLNIISRIIREGKEEGYFGDDVMPGLVKRSFFGALDELSTMFLFAPKSKYSIDIAAEQVADFFLSGIIQKGKEDFIKGKEAKESAR from the coding sequence ATGAAGAATCAGGACAAACACTCAAAAATAATAAAGGCCGCAATAAAGGTGTTTGCAAAGAACGGCTTTTATAACTCCCGCGTCTCGGAGATTGCCAAGGAGGCGCAGGTGGCAGACGGCACCGTCTATCTCTACTTCAAGAACAAAGACGACATTCTCATCTCCCTTTTCGAGGAGGAGATGGACAAGATCATAAAGAACATGAAGGAGAGCATCGAAAAAGAGGCGAATCCGATCGACAAGATCAGGCGGTTTGCCCTGATCCATCTGAGCATGGTTAGGGATAATAGAAACCTCGCCGAGGTAATCCAGGTTGAGTTGAGACAGAGCTCGAAATTCATGCGTGAGTACAAGAACAGGAAGTTCATCGAATACCTGAATATCATTTCCCGGATAATCCGGGAGGGAAAGGAAGAGGGATATTTCGGCGACGATGTAATGCCCGGTCTGGTGAAGCGCTCTTTCTTCGGGGCGTTGGATGAGCTTTCAACGATGTTTCTGTTTGCCCCAAAGAGCAAATACAGTATAGATATCGCGGCGGAGCAGGTGGCCGATTTTTTTCTCTCGGGGATTATTCAAAAGGGCAAAGAGGATTTCATAAAGGGGAAAGAGGCAAAGGAAAGCGCGAGATAG
- a CDS encoding Lrp/AsnC family transcriptional regulator — MDSDATNIEIIRHLRDGRKSFKEIAEEMSLSENTVRARVQKMVKESVLDIVGLVDPDAIEGHQVVIVGVKVDTMDLEKKGEEFSRLKGVVSVGVVTGRYDLMLTVILNSDFKLLDFFKHEMAKVKDVQSTETFVLFKNFGWRVPYIL, encoded by the coding sequence ATGGACTCGGACGCGACAAATATAGAGATCATCAGACACCTGAGGGACGGCCGAAAGTCGTTCAAGGAGATAGCCGAGGAGATGTCGCTTTCCGAAAACACCGTCCGGGCGCGGGTCCAAAAGATGGTCAAGGAGAGCGTCCTGGATATCGTCGGTCTTGTCGATCCGGATGCCATTGAGGGCCATCAGGTAGTGATCGTGGGCGTCAAGGTCGACACGATGGACCTGGAAAAGAAGGGAGAGGAGTTCAGCAGGCTTAAAGGTGTGGTGTCGGTCGGGGTCGTAACCGGCAGATACGACCTTATGCTGACAGTCATATTGAACAGCGACTTCAAGCTCCTTGACTTCTTCAAGCACGAGATGGCGAAGGTAAAGGACGTCCAGTCAACCGAGACGTTCGTCCTCTTCAAGAACTTCGGCTGGAGGGTTCCCTACATCCTGTGA
- a CDS encoding acyl-CoA dehydrogenase, with protein MYFELTEEQRMIYDMTKKFSEEELKPRAEEVDREHKYPTESVAKMAELGLMGMVFPEQYGGSGMDYVSYAIAIEEISRHCASTGVIMSAHTSLCAAPIYYFGTEEQKVKFLTPLAQGQKIGCFGMTEAGAGTDSAGTRTTAKLDGDSYIINGTKNFITNGKEAEIAVVMVRTGEDKHKGLSMIIVEKGTPGFSVGKLENKLGIVGSSTVELVFEDVKVPKENLLGKEGEGFKIGMHTLDGGRIGIASQALGIAKGSLEESIEFGKTREQFGQPVINFQALQWMIADMATRLDAARLLTWRAAKLKDKGDVRYSKEAAMAKLFASETAMWAATKAIQIHGGYGYTKDYPVERYFRDAKITEIYEGTSEVQRLVISQSLIKG; from the coding sequence TTGTATTTTGAGCTTACAGAAGAACAGAGGATGATCTATGACATGACCAAGAAGTTCTCGGAAGAGGAGCTTAAACCGAGAGCGGAGGAGGTGGACAGGGAGCACAAGTATCCTACGGAAAGCGTCGCAAAGATGGCGGAGCTGGGCCTGATGGGGATGGTATTTCCGGAGCAGTATGGCGGCTCGGGGATGGACTACGTATCCTACGCCATCGCCATAGAGGAGATATCGAGACACTGTGCCTCCACCGGCGTCATTATGAGCGCCCACACGTCTCTCTGTGCCGCCCCGATATACTATTTTGGCACAGAGGAGCAGAAGGTGAAATTCCTGACGCCTCTGGCCCAGGGACAGAAGATAGGATGCTTTGGAATGACCGAGGCGGGCGCCGGGACGGATTCGGCGGGGACGAGGACAACGGCAAAGCTCGACGGCGACAGCTACATTATCAACGGGACAAAGAATTTTATTACCAACGGCAAAGAGGCCGAAATAGCGGTGGTCATGGTAAGGACCGGCGAGGACAAGCACAAGGGTCTCTCCATGATAATCGTGGAGAAGGGAACGCCCGGCTTTTCCGTAGGGAAGCTCGAGAACAAGCTCGGAATCGTTGGCTCGTCCACCGTGGAGCTGGTTTTCGAGGACGTCAAGGTGCCTAAAGAAAACCTCCTCGGAAAGGAGGGAGAGGGATTCAAGATCGGGATGCACACGCTCGACGGGGGCAGGATCGGCATTGCCTCTCAGGCGTTGGGCATCGCCAAGGGCAGCCTGGAAGAAAGCATAGAGTTCGGCAAGACCAGAGAGCAGTTCGGCCAGCCTGTCATCAACTTTCAGGCGCTTCAGTGGATGATAGCCGATATGGCGACGAGGCTTGACGCTGCAAGGCTCCTGACATGGAGGGCGGCAAAGCTAAAGGATAAGGGTGATGTCCGCTACAGCAAGGAGGCGGCAATGGCCAAGCTCTTTGCGTCGGAGACCGCCATGTGGGCCGCAACGAAGGCGATCCAGATTCACGGCGGTTACGGTTATACAAAAGATTATCCGGTGGAGCGCTACTTCAGGGACGCAAAGATAACGGAGATATACGAGGGAACCTCGGAGGTTCAGCGCCTCGTCATATCACAGAGCTTGATTAAAGGATAA
- a CDS encoding aspartate aminotransferase family protein: protein MIDEELRGLFELAKSYAFEYMDGVCDRAVFPTEDAIERLGVFDEELPEKPSDSSEILHMLHEYGSPATVAQTGGRYFGFVIGGANRAAVAAKWLSAAWDQNSALYVMSPVVSRLEAVCERWLVDLFGLPTGTAAGFVSGTSVGTICGLAAARNEILNRLGWDINLKGLFGAPRIRVVLGDQAHSSVFKALTLLGFGEESLERIPVDGQGRMIAGKLPELDDKTIVIVQAGNVNSGAFDPIDEICDHARKANSWIHVDGAFGLWAAASEGKRSLTKGIERADSWSVDAHKTLNAPFDCGIILCKDREALVTAMQSKGSYIQYSRDDERRDGMLYTPDMSRCARGVELWATLKSLGKSGVERLVDRLCDLAVEFAGKLSGEGFNVLNDVVFNQIIVSCGTDEETKTTLKNIQSSGECWCGGAVWEGRPVVRVSVCSWATTAEDIDRSVAAFVAARDGARSGG from the coding sequence ATGATCGACGAGGAGCTGAGGGGGCTGTTCGAGCTGGCCAAGTCCTACGCGTTTGAATATATGGACGGTGTGTGTGATCGCGCCGTATTTCCGACCGAAGACGCGATCGAGCGTTTAGGTGTCTTTGACGAGGAGCTGCCGGAAAAGCCGTCCGACTCATCAGAGATATTGCATATGCTCCACGAATACGGTTCGCCGGCGACGGTCGCCCAGACCGGGGGGAGATATTTCGGCTTTGTGATCGGGGGCGCCAACCGGGCGGCCGTGGCAGCCAAATGGTTGTCGGCCGCCTGGGATCAAAACTCGGCTTTGTACGTGATGTCGCCTGTTGTCTCCAGGCTGGAGGCCGTTTGCGAGAGGTGGCTGGTAGATCTTTTCGGCCTTCCAACGGGGACCGCAGCGGGCTTTGTCAGCGGGACTTCCGTGGGCACAATCTGCGGTCTGGCCGCGGCGAGAAACGAGATATTAAACCGTCTCGGCTGGGATATAAACCTTAAGGGGCTTTTCGGCGCCCCGAGAATCAGGGTCGTCCTGGGCGATCAGGCCCACTCGTCGGTGTTCAAGGCGTTGACGTTGCTGGGCTTCGGCGAGGAGAGTCTCGAGCGGATTCCCGTCGACGGCCAGGGGCGTATGATAGCAGGCAAGCTGCCGGAGCTGGATGATAAAACCATTGTGATCGTCCAGGCGGGGAACGTGAACTCCGGGGCCTTTGATCCGATTGATGAGATATGCGACCACGCCCGTAAAGCGAACTCGTGGATTCACGTGGACGGGGCCTTCGGCCTGTGGGCGGCGGCGTCCGAGGGGAAAAGATCGCTCACTAAGGGGATCGAGAGGGCGGACTCCTGGTCGGTCGACGCCCACAAGACCCTCAACGCGCCGTTCGACTGCGGAATTATTCTGTGTAAAGACCGGGAGGCGCTGGTCACCGCAATGCAGTCCAAGGGCTCGTATATCCAGTACAGCCGGGACGACGAGAGGCGTGACGGGATGCTCTATACGCCCGATATGTCGAGATGCGCAAGGGGGGTGGAGCTCTGGGCGACGCTGAAGTCCCTCGGGAAAAGCGGGGTTGAAAGGCTCGTCGACCGGCTGTGCGACCTGGCTGTCGAGTTCGCCGGGAAGCTCAGCGGCGAAGGATTCAATGTTCTAAACGACGTCGTCTTCAACCAGATCATCGTCTCCTGCGGCACCGACGAGGAGACGAAAACCACGCTGAAGAACATCCAAAGCTCGGGGGAGTGCTGGTGCGGCGGGGCGGTCTGGGAGGGAAGGCCGGTGGTTCGAGTCAGCGTCTGTTCCTGGGCCACGACTGCGGAGGACATCGACCGCTCGGTGGCGGCCTTTGTGGCGGCGCGGGATGGGGCCCGGTCCGGCGGCTGA
- a CDS encoding enoyl-CoA hydratase/isomerase family protein, giving the protein MEIKKVGVIGGGAMGGGIAYVLSSVGIETLVKDIEQKFVDKAIEGCKKIYDGRVKKGKMAQEVADGGMALIKGTLTFDGFEDVDLIIEAVPEVMDIKKKVFADLEGACPEHTIFATNTSSLSIEEISKATKRPDKVVGLHFFNPANVMKLVEVIYYPGTDNKVVETMMDFSTKIKKIPIEVGNCAGFAVNRTLIPYMGEAMAALLDTPGLTTQEIDKAAVEFGMPMGPFILTDLVGLDVGTHAAGTLEEAYGERCRVMPLMKRMVDAGLLGQKSQKGFYDYTKEGAPNSDEFLKILEEERKNVTPTKAKFDISRLILIQIREALMLVDEGFASPYDVDTGMVYGTGFPYKTAWGPLHYAELIMGWDEVKKKFDEYAKSVDKVRFAAPKILDDLASGKRRLLKRCHYKVDDNGVALMYVDNPPMNALAKQTVEDIEEAFNAAFKDDKVRAIILTGAGTVFVAGADIKEIQFIDDPKLGEEMTRMGQKVLDKIEQASKPVIAAINGYCLGGGLEIASACHIRYASSKAQIGVPEINLGIIPGFGGTQRVPRIVGLARGIELVTTGRFLSAQEAYEYGLVTKVSAPADLIKDAKALATQMAGKSRLAITAAMTAVVKGYMTTLEEGLKIESKEFGKLVPTEDKKEGIAAFIEKRAPNFKDK; this is encoded by the coding sequence ATGGAAATCAAAAAAGTAGGAGTAATCGGCGGCGGGGCTATGGGCGGCGGTATCGCCTACGTATTAAGCTCCGTGGGAATCGAGACGTTGGTAAAGGACATCGAGCAGAAATTTGTCGACAAGGCGATCGAGGGGTGTAAAAAGATATACGACGGCAGAGTCAAGAAGGGAAAGATGGCCCAAGAGGTTGCCGACGGCGGAATGGCGCTTATCAAAGGCACGCTGACATTTGACGGATTTGAAGATGTGGATCTCATCATCGAGGCGGTTCCTGAGGTCATGGATATCAAGAAGAAGGTCTTTGCCGATCTCGAAGGAGCATGCCCCGAACACACCATCTTTGCCACGAATACCTCGTCTCTTTCCATCGAGGAGATCTCGAAGGCCACCAAGAGGCCCGATAAGGTCGTCGGCCTTCACTTCTTCAACCCGGCAAATGTCATGAAGCTGGTCGAGGTCATTTACTACCCCGGTACCGACAATAAAGTCGTCGAGACGATGATGGACTTTTCGACAAAGATCAAGAAGATACCGATCGAGGTGGGTAACTGCGCCGGATTTGCGGTAAACAGGACCCTCATCCCCTACATGGGAGAGGCGATGGCGGCCCTTCTTGACACTCCGGGCCTCACGACCCAGGAGATAGACAAGGCCGCAGTGGAGTTCGGGATGCCGATGGGGCCGTTCATTCTCACCGACCTCGTGGGTCTTGACGTGGGAACCCACGCCGCAGGAACCCTGGAGGAGGCCTACGGCGAGCGCTGCAGGGTAATGCCCCTGATGAAGAGGATGGTGGACGCGGGTCTCCTGGGCCAGAAGTCCCAGAAGGGATTCTACGACTACACCAAGGAGGGCGCCCCCAACAGCGACGAGTTCCTGAAGATCCTCGAGGAGGAGCGCAAAAACGTGACCCCCACAAAGGCCAAGTTCGACATCTCAAGGCTTATCCTCATTCAGATCAGGGAGGCCTTGATGCTGGTCGACGAGGGCTTCGCATCCCCCTACGACGTCGATACGGGAATGGTCTACGGAACGGGCTTCCCCTACAAGACCGCATGGGGCCCTCTCCACTACGCCGAACTGATAATGGGCTGGGATGAGGTGAAGAAGAAGTTCGACGAGTACGCAAAGTCGGTGGACAAGGTCAGATTCGCCGCACCGAAGATTCTTGACGACCTCGCCTCGGGGAAGAGGAGACTCCTCAAGAGATGCCACTACAAGGTGGACGACAACGGCGTTGCCTTGATGTACGTGGACAATCCCCCGATGAACGCTCTGGCGAAGCAGACGGTAGAAGACATCGAGGAGGCCTTCAATGCCGCCTTCAAGGACGACAAGGTGAGGGCGATAATCCTCACAGGCGCGGGGACGGTCTTCGTGGCCGGCGCGGACATCAAGGAGATCCAGTTTATAGACGATCCGAAGCTCGGCGAGGAGATGACCCGCATGGGACAGAAGGTCCTGGACAAGATCGAGCAGGCCTCGAAGCCGGTCATCGCCGCTATCAACGGCTACTGCCTCGGCGGCGGCCTTGAGATAGCGTCCGCCTGTCACATCAGGTACGCATCATCCAAGGCGCAGATCGGCGTTCCGGAGATAAACCTCGGCATCATCCCCGGCTTCGGCGGGACCCAGAGGGTGCCCAGGATCGTCGGGCTTGCAAGGGGAATAGAGCTGGTGACCACCGGAAGGTTCCTCTCGGCCCAAGAGGCATACGAGTATGGCCTGGTTACCAAGGTCTCCGCCCCGGCGGACCTCATCAAGGACGCCAAGGCGCTGGCAACCCAGATGGCCGGAAAGAGCAGGCTTGCCATTACAGCCGCCATGACGGCCGTCGTCAAGGGTTACATGACTACCTTGGAAGAAGGGCTCAAGATCGAGTCTAAGGAGTTCGGCAAGCTCGTCCCGACGGAGGACAAGAAGGAGGGTATCGCGGCCTTCATCGAGAAGAGGGCGCCTAACTTCAAGGACAAGTAG
- a CDS encoding electron transfer flavoprotein subunit beta/FixA family protein, which yields MNSAVIMKQVPDTEALIKLAPDGSGYVKEGVKFVMNPYDEFGVEEALKIKEAAGAGEVTIISLGSERAVEAIRTALAMGADKGVLLNAGEGSACALGLAKALAEELKAGDYKIIFCGKQAIDDDMAQVGPMVAELMGIPCVTVVTKVELSGNKAVCTREIEGGKEIVEVALPAVIACQKGLNEPRYASLPGIMKAKKKPLDQKDISLGDAKAVIVKWEAPPERPPGRIIEGDDAATKAAALVKALREEAKVI from the coding sequence GTGAACTCAGCTGTCATTATGAAGCAGGTTCCGGATACGGAGGCCTTGATCAAATTGGCACCCGACGGCTCGGGATACGTCAAGGAGGGGGTAAAGTTTGTTATGAACCCTTACGACGAGTTCGGTGTCGAGGAGGCCTTGAAGATCAAGGAGGCCGCAGGAGCCGGTGAGGTTACCATCATAAGCCTCGGCTCGGAAAGGGCCGTTGAGGCGATAAGGACCGCGCTCGCCATGGGCGCGGACAAGGGCGTTTTGCTCAACGCAGGAGAGGGCTCTGCCTGTGCCCTGGGTTTGGCAAAGGCGTTGGCCGAGGAGTTGAAGGCTGGTGATTACAAGATCATCTTCTGCGGAAAGCAGGCGATAGACGACGATATGGCGCAGGTCGGCCCGATGGTGGCGGAGCTGATGGGTATCCCGTGTGTTACGGTGGTAACCAAGGTCGAGCTCTCGGGCAATAAGGCCGTCTGCACCAGGGAGATCGAGGGCGGAAAGGAGATCGTTGAGGTCGCCCTTCCCGCGGTCATCGCGTGTCAGAAGGGACTTAACGAGCCGCGCTACGCGTCTCTCCCGGGTATTATGAAGGCCAAAAAGAAGCCCCTCGATCAGAAGGACATCTCCTTGGGCGATGCCAAGGCAGTGATCGTAAAGTGGGAGGCACCGCCGGAGCGTCCACCCGGAAGGATCATCGAGGGAGACGACGCGGCAACCAAGGCCGCGGCACTGGTCAAGGCGCTTCGGGAAGAAGCCAAGGTGATTTAA
- a CDS encoding acetoin utilization protein AcuC yields MNSYFIYSEESSNFEYDPDHPFRPERSLMLKKLLEKYDLLKEPWIEVVPPEPIPRELLLLFHSEKYLKTLEAAGKGEVTEDTIHAGLGTNDNPIFKDMFEKSNLAAGGTLVGTRLVLEAEGKAFAFNPTGGFHHAYPDYAEGFCYINDIAIVGKMLRRDGLRFAYIDVDAHHGNGVETAFYDDDGALVISIHQSGKTLYPGTGFEDSFGEGAGEGYNINIPLPPHTDDDLYLKAFYEIVTPAVDTFSPDVVLFEMGTDTMANDPLTNLSLTNNSFEAIALEVGRLSEKLIGMGGGGYNVDSTSRAWAVAWAAINGFEMDNPYAGIVGGVMTGPEIEGGTLLDNPIYITGPTRERNREELDRVLKYIKENIFPKIGVKG; encoded by the coding sequence GTGAACAGCTATTTCATATACTCCGAGGAGAGCTCGAATTTTGAGTACGATCCCGATCATCCTTTCAGGCCCGAGCGTTCGCTGATGCTGAAAAAACTCCTCGAAAAGTACGACCTTCTGAAAGAGCCCTGGATCGAGGTGGTGCCTCCCGAGCCGATACCGAGAGAATTGCTGCTCCTCTTTCACTCAGAAAAGTATCTTAAGACATTGGAGGCCGCCGGGAAGGGGGAGGTAACGGAGGACACAATCCATGCGGGATTGGGAACGAACGACAATCCTATCTTCAAGGATATGTTTGAGAAATCGAACCTTGCGGCGGGGGGAACCCTCGTGGGGACAAGACTTGTCCTCGAAGCCGAGGGGAAGGCCTTTGCCTTCAATCCCACCGGAGGTTTTCATCACGCCTACCCCGACTATGCCGAGGGTTTCTGCTACATAAACGACATTGCAATTGTGGGAAAAATGCTGAGGAGGGACGGTCTCAGGTTTGCGTACATCGATGTCGACGCCCACCACGGAAACGGGGTGGAGACGGCGTTTTACGATGACGACGGTGCCCTCGTGATATCGATCCATCAATCGGGAAAGACGCTCTATCCCGGAACCGGATTTGAGGACAGCTTCGGGGAAGGTGCGGGAGAAGGCTACAACATCAACATTCCCCTTCCTCCGCATACCGACGACGATCTTTACCTCAAGGCATTTTACGAGATCGTGACCCCGGCGGTGGATACCTTTTCTCCGGACGTTGTCCTGTTCGAGATGGGAACGGATACAATGGCCAACGATCCCTTGACTAACCTTTCTCTCACGAACAACAGCTTTGAGGCGATAGCCCTCGAGGTGGGGAGGCTTTCGGAAAAGCTGATCGGCATGGGCGGCGGCGGGTACAATGTCGACAGCACGTCCAGGGCCTGGGCCGTGGCGTGGGCGGCGATAAACGGCTTCGAGATGGATAATCCGTACGCCGGCATAGTAGGGGGTGTAATGACGGGCCCTGAGATCGAGGGGGGCACCCTCCTCGACAATCCGATATATATTACAGGCCCTACGAGAGAGCGGAACAGGGAGGAGCTGGACAGGGTGCTTAAATATATTAAAGAGAATATTTTCCCGAAGATAGGGGTCAAGGGCTGA